A single genomic interval of Theropithecus gelada isolate Dixy chromosome 16, Tgel_1.0, whole genome shotgun sequence harbors:
- the CCL15 gene encoding C-C motif chemokine 15, producing MKVSVAVLSCLMLVAALGSQAQVTNDAETEFMSKLLLKNPVVLSSFHLATDCCISYISQSIPCSLMESYFETSSECSKPGVIFLTKKGRQVCAKPSGPGVQNCMKKLKS from the exons ATGAAGGTCTCCGTGGCTGTCCTCTCCTGCCTCATGCTTGTTGCTGCCCTTGGATCCCAGGCCCAGGTCACAAATG ATGCAGAGACAGAGTTCATGTCAAAGCTTCTACTGAAAAATCCAGTAGTTCTGAGCA GCTTTCACCTTGCTACTGACTGCTGCATCTCCTACATCTCACAAAGCATCCCGTGTTCACTCATGGAAAGTTATTTTGAAACGAGCAGCGAGTGCTCCAAGCCGGGTGTCAT CTTCCTCACCAAGAAGGGGCGACAAGTCTGTGCCAAACCCAGTGGTCCGGGAGTTCAGAATTGCATGAAAAAGCTGAAGTCCTAa
- the LOC112609379 gene encoding C-C motif chemokine 23 isoform X1: protein MKVSVAVLSCLMLVTALGSQAKVTNDAETGFMMPKLSLANPEVLDMLWRRKIGPQTTLSLVAGFHAINADCCTSYIPGSIPCSLLESYLETSSKCPKPGVIFLTKNGRRLCVSPSNKQVLACRIMLKLATRIKARKN from the exons ATGAAGGTCTCCGTGGCTGTCCTCTCCTGCCTCATGCTTGTTACTGCCCTTGGATCCCAGGCCAAGGTCACAAATG ATGCAGAGACAGGGTTCATGATGCCAAAGCTTTCACTGGCAAATCCAGAAGTTCTGGACA TGCTCTGGAGGAGAAAGATTGGTCCTCAAACGACCCTTTCTCTTGTTGCAGGCTTTCACGCTATTAATGCTGACTGCTGCACCTCCTACATCCCAGGAAGCATCCCGTGTTCACTCTTGGAGAGTTACCTTGAAACGAGCAGCAAGTGCCCCAAGCCGGGTGTCAT CTTCCTCACCAAGAACGGGCGACGTTTATGTGTCAGTCCCAGTAATAAGCAAGTTCTGGCTTGCAGGATAATGCTGAAGCTGGCCACACGGATCAAGGCCAGGAAGAACTGA
- the LOC112609379 gene encoding C-C motif chemokine 23 isoform X2, with amino-acid sequence MKVSVAVLSCLMLVTALGSQAKVTNDAETGFMMPKLSLANPEVLDSFHAINADCCTSYIPGSIPCSLLESYLETSSKCPKPGVIFLTKNGRRLCVSPSNKQVLACRIMLKLATRIKARKN; translated from the exons ATGAAGGTCTCCGTGGCTGTCCTCTCCTGCCTCATGCTTGTTACTGCCCTTGGATCCCAGGCCAAGGTCACAAATG ATGCAGAGACAGGGTTCATGATGCCAAAGCTTTCACTGGCAAATCCAGAAGTTCTGGACA GCTTTCACGCTATTAATGCTGACTGCTGCACCTCCTACATCCCAGGAAGCATCCCGTGTTCACTCTTGGAGAGTTACCTTGAAACGAGCAGCAAGTGCCCCAAGCCGGGTGTCAT CTTCCTCACCAAGAACGGGCGACGTTTATGTGTCAGTCCCAGTAATAAGCAAGTTCTGGCTTGCAGGATAATGCTGAAGCTGGCCACACGGATCAAGGCCAGGAAGAACTGA